One genomic region from Arthrobacter pigmenti encodes:
- the ispD gene encoding 2-C-methyl-D-erythritol 4-phosphate cytidylyltransferase: MSADPSHVGVVLVAAGAGQRLGRGMPKALVRCAGRTLLEHALEGVLASGVSHHVCVVVPSGDTELRAIIDSLPHGTATVTAVDGGASRPESVRAGLAGLTESIQIILVHDAARALTPPQVFRSVVNAVAGGAAAVVPGIPVPDTIKVVDEGIVTATPNRASLRAIQTPQGFDAATLRNAHAHAGVAENVTDDAMLVESLGIPVLVTDGDPLAFKVTRPHDLMLAEALVRQAEEVNR; the protein is encoded by the coding sequence GTGTCTGCAGATCCTTCCCACGTCGGAGTTGTGCTCGTCGCTGCCGGAGCCGGTCAGCGGCTCGGCCGGGGAATGCCCAAGGCCCTGGTGCGTTGCGCGGGGCGAACCCTTCTTGAGCACGCGCTCGAGGGCGTTCTTGCCTCCGGCGTCTCGCACCATGTCTGCGTAGTGGTCCCTTCAGGAGATACAGAGCTGCGCGCGATCATCGATAGCCTGCCGCACGGTACAGCTACGGTCACGGCGGTCGACGGCGGGGCAAGCCGCCCTGAATCCGTCCGGGCGGGCCTCGCCGGACTGACCGAAAGCATTCAGATCATCCTTGTTCATGACGCCGCGCGTGCCCTCACCCCGCCGCAGGTCTTCCGCTCGGTCGTGAACGCCGTCGCCGGGGGCGCCGCCGCCGTCGTGCCTGGAATTCCGGTACCCGACACCATCAAAGTGGTGGACGAAGGCATCGTGACGGCGACTCCCAACCGTGCGTCGCTGAGAGCCATCCAGACTCCCCAGGGGTTCGACGCCGCAACCCTTCGGAATGCGCATGCCCACGCCGGGGTGGCGGAGAACGTCACGGACGACGCCATGCTGGTCGAGTCCCTCGGCATACCGGTGCTCGTCACGGACGGCGACCCACTTGCGTTCAAAGTCACCAGACCGCACGATCTGATGCTCGCCGAAGCACTCGTGCGGCAGGCAGAGGAGGTCAATCGGTGA
- the rlmB gene encoding 23S rRNA (guanosine(2251)-2'-O)-methyltransferase RlmB — translation MANHGRPGAVRKLKKGPTTGTGGHGKRALEGKGPTPKAEDRTYHKAHKNRQLSERSAAKRLGTKGNGPRGSKGKPGEEYVTGRNAVVEALRAGIPAKALHVAIRIDVDDRVRESLKLATERGIPLMETGKPELDRMADGSVHQGLMLQIPPYEYADGLDLARETLDKWKKGHVSQAPLFVALDGITDPRNLGAIIRSVSAFTGHGVIVPERRSVGVTATAWKTSAGAAVRVPVARVGNLNSTLKSFKDQGIFVLGLDGDGDTSLPELTLGTEPVCLVVGSEGKGLSRLVRENCDQIVSIPIDSAMESLNASMAVGISLYEISRQRAAGSR, via the coding sequence ATGGCCAACCACGGACGTCCGGGTGCTGTTCGCAAGCTCAAGAAGGGCCCCACAACCGGCACTGGCGGTCACGGGAAGAGGGCGTTGGAGGGCAAGGGGCCCACGCCGAAGGCTGAGGACCGCACCTACCATAAGGCGCACAAGAACAGGCAGCTATCAGAGCGTTCAGCTGCGAAGCGCCTGGGAACCAAGGGCAACGGGCCGCGAGGCAGCAAAGGAAAGCCGGGCGAGGAGTATGTGACCGGCCGCAACGCGGTCGTTGAAGCCCTTCGCGCCGGCATCCCCGCGAAAGCCCTGCACGTTGCAATCCGGATTGACGTGGACGACCGCGTGCGTGAATCGCTCAAGCTGGCCACCGAACGCGGAATCCCGCTGATGGAGACCGGCAAGCCGGAGCTGGACCGTATGGCGGACGGCTCGGTCCACCAGGGGCTGATGCTCCAAATTCCGCCGTACGAGTACGCCGACGGCCTCGACCTCGCACGCGAGACGCTCGACAAGTGGAAGAAGGGTCACGTCAGCCAGGCGCCACTGTTCGTAGCGCTCGATGGCATCACCGATCCCCGCAACCTCGGCGCGATCATCCGTTCCGTCTCGGCGTTCACCGGTCACGGCGTCATTGTGCCTGAGCGCCGTTCCGTCGGCGTGACGGCGACCGCCTGGAAGACCAGCGCTGGAGCCGCGGTACGCGTTCCCGTGGCCCGCGTCGGCAACCTGAACAGCACCCTGAAATCCTTCAAGGACCAGGGGATTTTCGTTCTCGGGCTCGACGGCGACGGCGACACCTCCCTTCCTGAGCTGACTCTCGGCACGGAGCCTGTCTGCCTCGTGGTGGGCTCCGAGGGAAAGGGCCTTTCCCGGCTGGTAAGGGAGAACTGCGACCAGATCGTTTCCATTCCGATTGACTCCGCCATGGAGTCGCTGAACGCATCAATGGCGGTAGGCATCAGCCTGTACGAAATTTCCCGGCAGCGCGCAGCCGGCAGCCGTTAG
- the glgX gene encoding glycogen debranching protein GlgX: MSLSIPVTEISQAFPLGVRRRAGALFNVAVYAPDLESVEVHFEDAQGEWNVVVLPDITDGVHHGLVEGIGESGRYAFWPAGSPAPGTPGTAQLLLDPYGRAIDTVQFDEQPVYFSVVVDAAFDWGHSAPPRTRWRDTVIYEAHVKGLTQLHPDVPAELRGTYAGLAHPAMIGHLKDLGITAVELLPVHFHVDEPHLGPLGLTNYWGYNTLGFFAPHAEYATATARKAGPKAVQDELKGMVKLLHEAGLEVILDVVYNHTAEGPQGGPALSWRGLGEKQYYRHHDDGRYLDTTGCGNTVNFAEPRVIEFALDSLRYWVEEFGIDGFRFDLAVALCRDENHAFTPRHPLLIAMAADAGLKGVKLIAEPWDVGHNGWQTGNFPQGWADWNDRFRDTARDFWLADHAALTDGRRGGTVARLASCLAGSADVFARSGRTAVSSINFVTSHDGFTLADLTAYNRKHNEANGEANHDGHNDNRSYNHGVEGPTEDESILAARALTARNLMATQLLSLGVPMITAGDEFGRTQHGNNNAYCQDNELAWLAWNNDDDARTMCDATRALLRIRREFLSHQPASYPSREDSSYLLWFNAEGEPMTQEQWSDPANRMVQLLLGSPDGVLDGLVVINGHLEDRRFVLPKAAALKKFGVFDDLNQMFNLRFTTAAENAKRRGARLRVGETDTAAANSITVYRG, translated from the coding sequence ATGAGCCTTTCCATACCGGTTACTGAAATCTCACAGGCGTTTCCCTTGGGCGTCCGTCGGCGTGCTGGCGCGCTGTTCAACGTGGCGGTGTATGCCCCTGACCTTGAGTCAGTGGAAGTGCACTTCGAAGACGCGCAAGGCGAATGGAACGTCGTCGTACTTCCGGATATTACTGACGGTGTACACCACGGCCTGGTGGAAGGTATCGGTGAATCGGGCCGGTACGCTTTCTGGCCCGCCGGCTCTCCGGCCCCCGGCACACCGGGGACCGCGCAGCTCCTGCTGGACCCGTACGGTCGCGCAATAGATACCGTGCAGTTCGATGAGCAGCCGGTCTACTTCTCGGTCGTCGTCGACGCCGCGTTCGACTGGGGACATTCCGCCCCGCCACGCACGCGCTGGCGCGACACCGTGATCTACGAGGCCCATGTCAAGGGCCTTACCCAACTCCACCCGGATGTACCGGCCGAACTACGGGGCACGTACGCGGGGCTCGCCCACCCCGCGATGATCGGGCATCTGAAGGATCTCGGGATCACCGCCGTCGAGCTGTTGCCTGTCCACTTCCACGTCGACGAGCCGCATCTTGGCCCGCTGGGACTTACCAACTACTGGGGCTACAACACGCTTGGATTCTTTGCGCCGCACGCGGAGTACGCGACGGCGACCGCGCGGAAGGCCGGGCCGAAGGCCGTACAGGACGAACTCAAGGGGATGGTCAAGCTCCTTCACGAGGCCGGCCTTGAGGTGATCCTCGACGTCGTCTACAACCACACGGCGGAAGGTCCCCAGGGTGGGCCAGCGCTGTCCTGGCGGGGATTGGGTGAGAAGCAGTACTACCGCCATCACGACGACGGCCGGTACCTTGACACCACCGGCTGCGGAAACACCGTGAACTTCGCGGAACCGCGCGTGATCGAGTTCGCGCTCGACTCCCTGCGTTACTGGGTGGAGGAGTTCGGTATCGACGGATTCCGTTTCGATCTCGCCGTCGCGCTGTGCCGGGATGAGAACCATGCCTTCACCCCGCGGCACCCGCTGCTCATCGCGATGGCGGCCGATGCGGGGCTGAAGGGCGTCAAGCTCATCGCTGAACCGTGGGACGTCGGCCACAACGGTTGGCAGACCGGAAACTTCCCCCAGGGCTGGGCGGACTGGAACGACCGCTTCCGTGACACCGCCCGCGACTTCTGGCTGGCCGACCACGCCGCCCTGACCGACGGGCGGCGCGGCGGTACCGTGGCGCGGCTGGCCAGCTGCCTCGCCGGCTCGGCTGACGTCTTCGCCCGGTCGGGCCGCACAGCGGTCTCCTCCATCAACTTCGTCACTTCGCATGACGGCTTCACGCTCGCTGACCTCACCGCCTACAACCGCAAGCACAACGAGGCCAACGGCGAAGCTAACCACGACGGGCACAATGACAACCGCAGCTACAACCACGGTGTGGAGGGTCCCACCGAGGATGAGTCCATCCTGGCCGCGCGGGCCCTTACCGCCCGGAACCTCATGGCCACCCAGTTGCTGTCCCTGGGCGTTCCGATGATCACTGCCGGGGACGAGTTCGGCCGCACCCAGCACGGAAACAACAACGCCTACTGCCAGGACAATGAACTGGCCTGGCTGGCATGGAACAACGACGACGACGCCCGCACCATGTGTGATGCCACCCGCGCACTGCTGCGGATCAGGCGGGAATTCCTGAGTCACCAGCCAGCAAGCTACCCGAGCCGCGAGGACAGTTCTTATCTTCTGTGGTTCAACGCCGAAGGTGAACCGATGACGCAGGAGCAGTGGTCCGATCCGGCCAATCGCATGGTGCAGTTGCTGCTTGGCTCTCCCGACGGCGTCCTGGATGGGCTGGTGGTGATCAACGGACATCTCGAAGACCGCAGATTCGTCCTTCCCAAGGCCGCCGCACTGAAGAAATTCGGTGTGTTCGATGACCTGAACCAGATGTTCAACCTCCGCTTCACCACTGCCGCAGAGAACGCGAAACGCCGCGGTGCCCGCCTCCGCGTTGGGGAAACGGACACCGCGGCGGCCAACTCGATAACCGTTTACCGGGGTTAG
- a CDS encoding alpha-1,4-glucan--maltose-1-phosphate maltosyltransferase, producing MDADLRFGRIPITRVSPVVEGGRFPAKAIPGSDIVVGATVFREGHDQLGASAVLLNPDGSEIQRTRLTPLGAGTDHYEGRLRPGSVGLHTFVIEGWADLHGTWHHNATVKIAAGVDIELMLEEGAVLFADHASARPRDEAKVFRSAADRLRDTELPVDERLAAGESAEILSAIQREPLRALVTRSPEYPILVEREAAGRGSWYEFFPRSEGATYDPASARWTSGNFRTASERLPAIAEMGFDVVYLPPIHPIGTTHRKGPNNTLNAGPGDPGSPWAIGAPEGGHDAIHPDLGSFDDFNAFVNRAAELDLEVALDLALQASPDHPWVTEHPEWFTTRVDGSIAYAENPPKKYQDIYPINFDNDPAGLYQEVLRIVLLWVSHGVRIFRVDNPHTKPVQFWEWLIAEVNKEHPEVVFLAEAFTRPAMMHALGRAGFQQSYTYFTWRNTKEELEEYFTEVSRETPAFFRPNFFVNTPDILTEYLQYGGPAAFKIRAVLASLASPLWGVYSGYELYEHVARPGAEEYIDNEKFEYRPRDYAAAAAQGRSLAPFLTRLNEIRRAHPALGDLENLTIHTSTDPATIVFSKHKDGLGEDGSDKDTLIVVVNVDPHSARECTVSLNLEALGLGMRGRNEDATFWVDDLITGQSWQWGAHNYVRLDAHVEPAHILSVRRKP from the coding sequence ATGGATGCAGATCTGAGGTTCGGACGGATTCCAATCACGAGGGTTTCTCCCGTGGTCGAGGGCGGAAGGTTCCCAGCGAAGGCCATCCCCGGTTCGGACATCGTGGTCGGCGCCACGGTTTTCCGCGAGGGCCATGACCAATTGGGCGCTTCGGCTGTTCTTCTGAATCCGGATGGCTCGGAAATCCAGCGGACACGGTTAACGCCGCTGGGGGCGGGAACCGATCACTATGAGGGACGGCTTCGTCCCGGGAGCGTTGGGCTCCATACGTTTGTCATCGAGGGCTGGGCCGACCTTCACGGAACCTGGCACCACAACGCAACGGTGAAGATTGCTGCCGGGGTGGATATTGAGCTCATGCTGGAGGAAGGGGCCGTGCTATTCGCGGACCACGCATCGGCCCGCCCCCGCGATGAGGCGAAAGTCTTCCGGAGCGCCGCGGATCGACTGCGGGACACCGAGCTGCCCGTCGATGAACGGCTGGCTGCCGGGGAATCGGCTGAGATCCTGTCGGCGATTCAGCGGGAACCTCTGCGGGCCCTAGTGACGCGCTCACCGGAATACCCCATCCTTGTTGAGCGTGAAGCCGCCGGTCGCGGCTCCTGGTACGAGTTCTTTCCCCGTTCGGAGGGCGCAACCTACGATCCGGCGTCGGCGCGATGGACGTCCGGCAATTTCAGGACAGCCTCCGAGAGGCTTCCGGCGATCGCGGAGATGGGTTTCGACGTTGTCTACCTGCCGCCGATCCACCCCATCGGCACAACCCACCGCAAGGGCCCAAACAACACGCTGAACGCAGGTCCGGGTGATCCTGGTTCACCGTGGGCCATCGGTGCCCCCGAGGGTGGCCATGATGCTATCCACCCGGACTTGGGTTCTTTCGATGACTTCAACGCGTTTGTAAACCGGGCTGCTGAACTGGATCTTGAAGTAGCACTGGATCTCGCGCTGCAGGCTTCACCGGACCACCCGTGGGTGACCGAGCATCCGGAATGGTTCACAACCCGCGTTGACGGCTCCATCGCGTACGCGGAAAACCCTCCCAAGAAGTACCAGGACATCTATCCGATCAACTTCGACAATGATCCGGCCGGCCTGTACCAGGAGGTCCTGCGGATTGTGCTGCTTTGGGTCAGCCACGGCGTCCGTATCTTCCGTGTCGACAACCCGCACACCAAGCCCGTCCAGTTTTGGGAGTGGCTGATCGCTGAAGTCAACAAAGAGCACCCCGAAGTGGTGTTCCTGGCGGAGGCGTTCACGCGTCCGGCGATGATGCACGCCCTGGGCCGTGCGGGCTTCCAGCAGTCATACACCTACTTCACCTGGCGCAACACCAAGGAAGAACTGGAGGAGTACTTCACGGAGGTCAGCAGGGAAACACCGGCGTTCTTCCGCCCCAACTTCTTCGTCAATACACCGGATATCCTGACCGAGTACCTTCAGTACGGTGGTCCGGCCGCCTTCAAGATCCGTGCCGTGCTCGCATCGCTGGCCAGCCCGTTGTGGGGTGTTTACTCCGGATACGAACTCTACGAGCACGTTGCACGTCCCGGCGCTGAGGAGTACATCGACAATGAGAAGTTCGAGTACCGTCCCCGGGATTACGCTGCTGCTGCGGCCCAGGGCCGCAGTCTTGCGCCCTTCCTGACCAGACTCAACGAGATCCGCCGCGCGCACCCTGCACTGGGGGATCTGGAGAATCTGACGATCCACACCAGCACAGACCCGGCCACCATCGTGTTCTCCAAGCACAAGGACGGCCTCGGTGAGGACGGCTCGGACAAGGACACGCTCATCGTCGTCGTCAATGTCGATCCCCATAGTGCGCGGGAATGCACCGTATCCCTTAACCTTGAGGCCTTGGGCCTCGGGATGCGCGGCCGGAACGAGGACGCCACCTTCTGGGTGGACGATCTGATCACCGGTCAGAGCTGGCAGTGGGGGGCCCACAACTACGTCAGGCTGGACGCCCACGTGGAGCCGGCACACATCCTTTCCGTCAGGAGGAAGCCCTAG
- the cysS gene encoding cysteine--tRNA ligase: MSLRFYDTATAEVREFTPLVEGEARVYYCGATVQGMPHVGHVRSAIAFDQLTRWLAIRGYKVTVIRNVTDIDDKILAKSKASFEAPDPDGVPNEQWWALAYRYEQEFLKAYDTLGVQRPTYEPRATGHIPEMHQLIQQLIDRGHAYPATDDSGDVYFDVRSWPAYGSLTRQSIDDMQAAPDVEAQFSSRKRDPRDFALWKGWKEGEPRSAAWPSPWGDGRPGWHLECSAMVTKYLGAEFDIHGGGLDLRFPHHENEMAQSRAAGHPFARFWMHNGMVTYEGEKMSKSIGNTISPAEMLQLASPRVVRYYLGQAQYRSMLDYRPTSLQEAAAAVERIDGFLDKAAAVEADWNNLPAAFVEAMDDDLNVPRALAALHEAVRAGNSALAAKDDDGAARAAAAARAMTSALGLDDAGADTSSGTGPEHAALDALIRSRLQERTEARAAKDWARADAIRDGLAGAGVVIEDSADGARWSLARD, translated from the coding sequence GTGAGCCTGAGATTCTATGACACCGCAACCGCAGAAGTCCGCGAGTTCACGCCGCTCGTCGAGGGCGAGGCACGGGTTTACTACTGTGGTGCGACGGTGCAGGGAATGCCGCACGTGGGCCACGTCCGCTCGGCGATCGCCTTTGACCAGCTGACCCGCTGGCTCGCCATCCGCGGCTACAAGGTGACGGTCATCCGGAACGTTACGGATATCGACGACAAGATCCTTGCGAAGTCGAAGGCCTCCTTCGAGGCGCCGGACCCGGACGGCGTGCCCAACGAGCAGTGGTGGGCGCTGGCGTACCGCTATGAGCAGGAGTTCCTCAAGGCGTACGACACCCTCGGCGTACAGCGTCCCACGTACGAACCTCGTGCCACCGGGCACATTCCCGAGATGCACCAGCTCATCCAGCAGCTCATCGACCGTGGCCACGCCTACCCAGCAACCGATGACTCCGGGGATGTCTACTTCGACGTCCGCTCCTGGCCCGCGTACGGGAGCCTGACGCGGCAGAGTATCGACGACATGCAGGCAGCGCCGGACGTCGAAGCTCAGTTCAGCAGCCGTAAGCGCGATCCCCGCGACTTCGCGCTGTGGAAGGGATGGAAAGAGGGTGAACCGCGGTCGGCGGCGTGGCCGAGTCCCTGGGGGGACGGGCGCCCCGGCTGGCACTTGGAGTGCTCGGCCATGGTCACGAAGTACCTTGGCGCCGAGTTCGATATCCACGGCGGCGGCCTTGACCTGAGGTTTCCGCACCACGAGAACGAGATGGCGCAGTCGCGGGCTGCCGGCCACCCGTTCGCCCGATTCTGGATGCACAACGGCATGGTCACGTACGAGGGCGAGAAGATGTCGAAGTCTATCGGCAACACCATCAGCCCGGCCGAGATGCTGCAGCTCGCGAGCCCGCGCGTAGTCCGATATTACCTCGGACAGGCGCAGTACCGCTCCATGCTCGACTACCGGCCCACTTCACTGCAGGAGGCCGCAGCGGCGGTTGAGCGAATCGACGGGTTCCTGGACAAGGCTGCCGCCGTGGAAGCGGACTGGAACAACCTGCCGGCAGCGTTCGTCGAGGCGATGGATGATGACCTCAACGTTCCCCGTGCCCTCGCCGCCCTGCACGAGGCAGTGCGCGCAGGCAACTCCGCGCTGGCGGCGAAGGACGACGACGGCGCAGCCCGGGCGGCAGCGGCGGCGCGGGCCATGACCAGCGCGTTGGGGCTCGACGACGCCGGCGCGGATACCTCATCAGGGACCGGTCCCGAACACGCGGCTCTCGATGCTCTGATACGGAGCCGATTGCAGGAGCGAACCGAAGCACGTGCCGCGAAGGACTGGGCGCGCGCGGACGCAATCCGCGACGGGCTGGCGGGGGCCGGCGTCGTCATCGAGGACTCGGCGGACGGGGCGCGCTGGAGCCTTGCACGCGACTGA
- the ispF gene encoding 2-C-methyl-D-erythritol 2,4-cyclodiphosphate synthase: MQIPRTGIGFDVHAFASEDKPRPLWLAGLEWPGERGLAGHSDGDAVAHAAADALFSASGTGDLGTNFGIDRPEYARASGVTLLIEAARIVREAGFEIGNVAVQLVGNRPRFTPRREEAETILSGAVGAPVTVSATTSDGLGFTGRGEGIAAIATAVVVCV, encoded by the coding sequence ATGCAGATTCCACGCACCGGCATCGGTTTCGATGTCCATGCCTTCGCTTCCGAGGATAAGCCGCGTCCGTTGTGGCTGGCCGGGCTCGAGTGGCCGGGTGAGCGAGGCCTGGCCGGCCACTCCGACGGCGACGCCGTAGCCCACGCCGCCGCCGACGCCCTCTTCTCGGCGTCCGGCACCGGCGATCTCGGCACCAATTTTGGCATTGACCGCCCCGAATATGCCAGAGCCTCCGGAGTTACCCTCCTAATAGAAGCCGCCCGCATCGTGCGTGAAGCCGGTTTCGAGATCGGCAACGTCGCCGTGCAGCTGGTCGGAAACCGGCCGCGGTTCACCCCGCGCCGGGAGGAGGCGGAGACCATCCTGTCCGGGGCCGTGGGGGCGCCCGTGACCGTATCCGCAACCACGAGTGACGGCCTGGGTTTCACCGGCCGGGGCGAGGGTATCGCGGCGATCGCGACCGCCGTCGTCGTCTGCGTTTGA
- the glgP gene encoding alpha-glucan family phosphorylase → MKAIRRFTVRTVLPSNIAPLGKLAGNLRWSWHLPTARLFHDIDPEAWQASGNDPVQFLGSVTREQLEQLAANELLVTRIQELGEDLERYLSEPRWYQSLGDDAPRSIAYFSPEYGISAVLPQYSGGLGILAGDHLKAASDLGVPLVGVGLLYQAGYFKQSLSRDAWQQETYPVLDPDGLPLTLLRDDDGSAATVVLPLPNGRELRAHIWRADVGRVPLLLLDSNVAGNDEAARNVTDRLYGGGGDQRLQQELLLGMGGVKALRIFQRLTDTPAPEVFHTNEGHAGFLGIERIRELMDPSNENPMSWEEALTAGRASTVFTTHTPVPAGIDRFERAQIQHFFDAGLAPSVPTERVLELGAENYDGGDSAKFNMAVMGLRLAQRANGVAQLHGEVSREMFSGLWPGFDAREVPISSVTNGVHVPTWVDPLIADFAQENFGAESVLDPQWARVYDVEDADIWRLRRIMRSNLIDDVRSRLRASWKKRGAADAELAWTDNVLDPDVLTIGFARRVPTYKRLTLMLRDADRLKALLLHPTNPIQLVIAGKSHPADEQGKRMIQDLVRFTDDPEVRHRIVFLPNYDIAMARTLFPGCDVWLNNPLRPLEACGTSGMKSAINGGLNLSVLDGWWDEMYDGDNGWAIPTANNGATADERDDIEAAALYDLIEEQVAPRFYGTIRAAAGAAGPSEPSTDGVPHQWVAMIKHTMAKLGPAVSAERMLQDYVRELYQPACRSGRLTRQDNYGAARATASWRSRIKDGWSAVQVEHVDSLGVSEDPQIGDSLTVNAYLSLGSLSPDDVRVEVAYGRASENDDLSEITVADLDVAEDLGRGRFLFSGKILIDHSGSFGYTVRILPRHESLASNAELGLVVNA, encoded by the coding sequence GTGAAGGCAATCCGTAGATTTACTGTCCGTACCGTTCTGCCATCGAACATCGCACCGCTAGGGAAACTCGCCGGCAATCTACGCTGGTCCTGGCACCTCCCCACAGCCCGCCTCTTCCACGACATCGACCCCGAGGCGTGGCAGGCAAGCGGCAATGACCCGGTGCAGTTCCTTGGCTCCGTCACCCGCGAGCAGCTTGAGCAGCTCGCAGCCAACGAGTTGCTGGTAACCCGCATTCAGGAGCTTGGCGAGGACCTCGAGCGTTACCTCTCGGAACCACGCTGGTACCAGTCCCTGGGCGATGACGCTCCCAGATCGATCGCCTACTTCTCCCCGGAATACGGCATCAGCGCCGTACTGCCCCAGTATTCCGGCGGCCTCGGAATACTTGCCGGCGATCACCTCAAGGCCGCATCCGATCTCGGTGTACCCCTGGTAGGCGTGGGCCTCCTCTACCAGGCCGGTTACTTCAAGCAGTCCCTTTCCCGTGACGCCTGGCAGCAGGAAACCTACCCCGTCCTCGACCCCGACGGACTCCCGCTGACCCTGCTCCGCGACGATGACGGCAGCGCCGCAACCGTGGTTCTGCCGCTCCCCAACGGCCGGGAGCTTCGGGCGCATATCTGGCGTGCCGACGTCGGACGCGTACCGCTGCTTCTGCTGGACTCCAACGTCGCCGGGAACGATGAGGCCGCACGCAACGTCACCGACCGGCTCTACGGCGGCGGCGGGGACCAGCGGCTCCAGCAGGAGCTGCTGCTCGGCATGGGCGGTGTCAAGGCCCTGCGAATCTTCCAGCGCCTCACCGACACGCCGGCCCCGGAGGTCTTCCACACAAACGAAGGCCACGCAGGCTTCCTCGGGATCGAGCGGATCCGGGAATTGATGGATCCCTCCAACGAGAACCCGATGTCATGGGAAGAAGCACTCACCGCCGGGCGCGCATCGACCGTGTTCACCACCCATACACCCGTACCCGCAGGCATCGACCGCTTCGAACGTGCACAGATCCAGCACTTCTTCGACGCCGGGCTGGCGCCCTCGGTGCCCACCGAACGTGTCCTTGAGTTGGGTGCCGAGAACTACGACGGCGGCGATTCCGCGAAGTTCAACATGGCCGTCATGGGGCTGCGGCTCGCGCAGCGTGCCAATGGCGTGGCACAGCTGCACGGTGAAGTATCCCGCGAAATGTTTTCCGGCCTCTGGCCGGGCTTCGACGCACGGGAGGTTCCGATTTCCTCTGTGACGAACGGCGTCCATGTGCCCACCTGGGTGGATCCGCTAATCGCAGACTTCGCCCAGGAGAACTTCGGTGCGGAATCGGTGCTGGACCCGCAGTGGGCGCGGGTGTACGACGTCGAGGACGCCGACATCTGGCGGTTGCGCCGCATCATGCGCTCCAACCTGATCGACGACGTCCGCAGCCGCTTGCGGGCATCGTGGAAGAAGCGTGGAGCGGCCGACGCCGAACTCGCCTGGACCGACAACGTTCTGGACCCGGACGTGCTGACCATCGGATTCGCCCGGCGGGTGCCCACCTACAAGCGCCTCACCCTGATGTTGCGCGACGCCGATCGCCTGAAGGCACTGCTCCTGCATCCCACCAATCCCATCCAGCTGGTGATCGCAGGCAAGTCACACCCAGCGGATGAGCAGGGCAAGCGCATGATCCAGGACCTCGTCCGCTTCACCGACGACCCCGAAGTCCGCCACCGGATCGTCTTCCTGCCGAACTACGACATCGCAATGGCCCGGACCCTGTTCCCCGGATGCGATGTCTGGCTCAACAACCCGCTCCGGCCGCTCGAAGCCTGCGGCACCTCCGGCATGAAATCGGCGATCAACGGCGGGCTGAACCTCTCCGTCCTGGATGGCTGGTGGGACGAGATGTACGACGGCGACAACGGCTGGGCGATCCCGACCGCCAACAACGGTGCCACAGCAGATGAACGCGACGACATCGAAGCGGCCGCGCTCTACGATCTCATCGAGGAGCAGGTGGCACCACGGTTCTACGGCACCATCCGGGCTGCAGCCGGTGCGGCAGGACCGTCCGAGCCGTCCACGGACGGCGTGCCACACCAGTGGGTGGCAATGATCAAGCACACCATGGCGAAGCTGGGGCCCGCGGTCTCTGCCGAGCGCATGCTTCAGGACTACGTCCGTGAGCTGTACCAGCCCGCCTGCCGCTCAGGCCGGCTAACCCGGCAGGACAACTACGGCGCAGCCCGAGCCACCGCTTCATGGCGATCCCGTATCAAGGACGGCTGGTCCGCCGTACAGGTTGAGCATGTCGATTCACTCGGAGTTTCCGAGGACCCGCAGATCGGCGACTCGCTCACGGTGAACGCCTACCTTTCGCTGGGCAGCCTGAGCCCGGACGACGTCCGCGTGGAGGTGGCGTACGGCCGCGCATCCGAGAATGACGACCTGAGCGAAATCACCGTCGCTGATCTGGACGTGGCAGAGGATCTGGGGCGGGGCAGGTTCCTGTTCAGCGGGAAAATCCTGATTGACCACTCCGGGTCCTTCGGGTACACCGTCCGGATCCTGCCGAGGCACGAAAGCCTCGCTTCGAACGCCGAGCTTGGCCTGGTGGTGAACGCCTAA
- a CDS encoding CarD family transcriptional regulator, which produces MVFEVGETVVYPHHGAAKIEEIKMRTIKGEEKMYLKLKVAQGDLTIEVPAENVDLVGVRDVVGKEGLEHVFDVLRAEFTEEPTNWSRRYKANLEKLASGDVIKVAEVVRDLWRRDHDRGLSAGEKRMLAKARQILISELALAEKTDEEKAATVLDEVLAS; this is translated from the coding sequence ATGGTTTTTGAGGTCGGCGAAACAGTTGTTTACCCTCACCACGGCGCAGCGAAGATTGAAGAGATCAAGATGCGCACTATTAAGGGCGAAGAGAAGATGTATCTCAAGCTCAAGGTGGCGCAGGGTGATCTGACCATTGAAGTTCCAGCAGAGAACGTTGACCTCGTAGGGGTACGCGACGTAGTGGGCAAGGAAGGCCTGGAGCACGTATTTGACGTACTTCGAGCCGAGTTCACTGAAGAGCCCACTAACTGGTCGCGCCGCTACAAGGCCAACCTTGAGAAGCTCGCTTCGGGCGATGTCATCAAGGTTGCCGAAGTGGTTCGGGACCTGTGGCGCAGGGATCACGATCGCGGCCTGTCAGCCGGTGAGAAGCGGATGCTCGCCAAGGCCCGCCAGATTCTGATCTCGGAGCTTGCTCTGGCAGAGAAGACGGACGAAGAAAAGGCAGCCACCGTACTCGACGAGGTACTGGCTTCCTAG